A region from the Gossypium hirsutum isolate 1008001.06 chromosome A08, Gossypium_hirsutum_v2.1, whole genome shotgun sequence genome encodes:
- the LOC107926983 gene encoding protein HOTHEAD isoform X2 — MNLGWWWRLFAGALAGFLFFHGFAATETAPNYSFMYDATSASTLSYYDYIIVGGGTAGCPLAATLSQNATVLLLERGGSPYGNPNITKMASFGAALSDLSQSSPSQRFISEDGVINARARVLGGGSCINAGFYTRASDEYIKQAGWDGRLVKESYQWMEKSVAFEPSLGQWQSAVRDGLLEAGVMPSNGFTYDHIYGTKVGGTIFDQQGNRHTAADLLEYANPSGLTVFLHASVHKILFAIKGKRRPKAHGVVFRDTTGAKHKAYLKQGSKNEIIVSAGALGSPQLLMLSGMGPAQHLKSHDITVVLDQPLVGQGMSDNPMNAVFIPSPLPVEVSLIQVVGITHFGSYIEAASGENFAGGASSSPAVEYMNNLDETTFRGGFILEKVMGPISTGHLELRTRNPNDNPSVTFNYFKDPQDLQRCVQGIQTIEKIIESKAFFRFRYEFLSWPILLNMTANAPLNLLPKHYNPSMPLEVFCKDTVMTIWHYHGGCQVGKVVDLDYKVLGVDALRVIDGSTFNDSPGTNPQATVHGCEDIE, encoded by the exons ATGAATCTTGGGTGGTGGTGGAGGCTTTTTGCAGGTGCCTTAGCTGGATTTCTCTTCTTTCATGGCTTTGCTGCCACCGAAACAG CTCCGAACTACTCGTTCATGTACGATGCAACATCAGCTTCAACATTATCATATTACGACTACATCATTGTCGGTGGTGGCACCGCCGGATGTCCATTAGCTGCCACATTATCTCAAAACGCCACCGTCTTGCTCCTTGAACGTGGTGGCTCCCCTTATGGTAACCCCAACATAACTAAAATGGCAAGCTTTGGTGCTGCCCTCTCTGACCTTTCCCAGTCATCCCCATCACAGCGGTTCATCTCCGAAGATGGCGTAATTAATGCACGTGCACGGGTGTTGGGTGGCGGAAGTTGTATCAATGCAGGATTTTACACACGCGCCAGCGATGAATATATCAA GCAAGCGGGTTGGGATGGACGATTAGTGAAGGAGTCGTATCAATGGATGGAAAAATCAGTGGCATTTGAGCCATCACTGGGGCAATGGCAGTCAGCTGTAAGGGATGGTCTGCTGGAGGCTGGGGTGATGCCATCCAATGGGTTTACTTATGACCATATTTATGGGACCAAAGTGGGTGGAACAATCTTCGATCAACAAGGGAATAGACACACGGCAGCTGATTTATTGGAGTATGCTAACCCCAGTGGGCTCACCGTCTTTTTGCATGCTTCTGTGCACAAAATCTTGTTTGCAATTAAAG GGAAACGAAGGCCGAAGGCTCATGGAGTGGTTTTCAGAGATACAACAGGGGCCAAGCACAAAGCATATCTTAAACAAGGATCAAAAAATGAGATCATTGTATCAGCGGGAGCATTGGGAAGCCCGCAGCTGTTGATGTTGAGTGGAATGGGGCCTGCACAACATCTCAAGTCCCACGACATCACGGTGGTGCTTGACCAGCCCCTGGTTGGCCAAGGCATGTCCGATAACCCCATGAACGCCGTCTTCATCCCATCTCCTCTTCCAGTTGAGGTTTCGCTTATCCAAGTTGTTGGTATCACCCATTTTGGAAGCTACATTGAAGCCGCCAGTGGTGAAAACTTCGCAGGTGGTGCTTCTTCCTCTCCAGCTGTTGAATACATGAACAATCTTGACGAGACAACTTTTAGAGGTGGGTTTATCCTAGAAAAAGTTATGGGTCCGATTTCAACAGGCCATTTGGAGCTTCGGACCCGAAATCCAAACGATAACCCATCAGTTACCTTCAATTATTTCAAGGATCCACAAGACCTCCAAAGATGTGTCCAAGGAATTCAAACCATTGAGAAAATCATAGAATCAAAGGCTTTCTTTAGATTCAGATATGAGTTTTTGTCTTGGCCTATTCTTCTCAATATGACTGCAAATGCCCCATTGAATTTGTTGCCTAAACATTACAATCCTTCAATGCCATTGGAAGTGTTTTGCAAGGACACTGTGATGACTATATGGCACTATCATGGAGGTTGCCAAGTTGGTAAAGTTGTTGATCTTGACTATAAGGTTCTTGGTGTGGATGCTTTAAGGGTTATCGATGGATCCACGTTCAACGACTCACCTGGGACTAATCCTCAGGCCACT GTACATGGGTGTGAAGATATTGAGTGA
- the LOC107926983 gene encoding protein HOTHEAD isoform X1, producing MNLGWWWRLFAGALAGFLFFHGFAATETAPNYSFMYDATSASTLSYYDYIIVGGGTAGCPLAATLSQNATVLLLERGGSPYGNPNITKMASFGAALSDLSQSSPSQRFISEDGVINARARVLGGGSCINAGFYTRASDEYIKQAGWDGRLVKESYQWMEKSVAFEPSLGQWQSAVRDGLLEAGVMPSNGFTYDHIYGTKVGGTIFDQQGNRHTAADLLEYANPSGLTVFLHASVHKILFAIKGKRRPKAHGVVFRDTTGAKHKAYLKQGSKNEIIVSAGALGSPQLLMLSGMGPAQHLKSHDITVVLDQPLVGQGMSDNPMNAVFIPSPLPVEVSLIQVVGITHFGSYIEAASGENFAGGASSSPAVEYMNNLDETTFRGGFILEKVMGPISTGHLELRTRNPNDNPSVTFNYFKDPQDLQRCVQGIQTIEKIIESKAFFRFRYEFLSWPILLNMTANAPLNLLPKHYNPSMPLEVFCKDTVMTIWHYHGGCQVGKVVDLDYKVLGVDALRVIDGSTFNDSPGTNPQATVMMLGRYMGVKILSERIAN from the exons ATGAATCTTGGGTGGTGGTGGAGGCTTTTTGCAGGTGCCTTAGCTGGATTTCTCTTCTTTCATGGCTTTGCTGCCACCGAAACAG CTCCGAACTACTCGTTCATGTACGATGCAACATCAGCTTCAACATTATCATATTACGACTACATCATTGTCGGTGGTGGCACCGCCGGATGTCCATTAGCTGCCACATTATCTCAAAACGCCACCGTCTTGCTCCTTGAACGTGGTGGCTCCCCTTATGGTAACCCCAACATAACTAAAATGGCAAGCTTTGGTGCTGCCCTCTCTGACCTTTCCCAGTCATCCCCATCACAGCGGTTCATCTCCGAAGATGGCGTAATTAATGCACGTGCACGGGTGTTGGGTGGCGGAAGTTGTATCAATGCAGGATTTTACACACGCGCCAGCGATGAATATATCAA GCAAGCGGGTTGGGATGGACGATTAGTGAAGGAGTCGTATCAATGGATGGAAAAATCAGTGGCATTTGAGCCATCACTGGGGCAATGGCAGTCAGCTGTAAGGGATGGTCTGCTGGAGGCTGGGGTGATGCCATCCAATGGGTTTACTTATGACCATATTTATGGGACCAAAGTGGGTGGAACAATCTTCGATCAACAAGGGAATAGACACACGGCAGCTGATTTATTGGAGTATGCTAACCCCAGTGGGCTCACCGTCTTTTTGCATGCTTCTGTGCACAAAATCTTGTTTGCAATTAAAG GGAAACGAAGGCCGAAGGCTCATGGAGTGGTTTTCAGAGATACAACAGGGGCCAAGCACAAAGCATATCTTAAACAAGGATCAAAAAATGAGATCATTGTATCAGCGGGAGCATTGGGAAGCCCGCAGCTGTTGATGTTGAGTGGAATGGGGCCTGCACAACATCTCAAGTCCCACGACATCACGGTGGTGCTTGACCAGCCCCTGGTTGGCCAAGGCATGTCCGATAACCCCATGAACGCCGTCTTCATCCCATCTCCTCTTCCAGTTGAGGTTTCGCTTATCCAAGTTGTTGGTATCACCCATTTTGGAAGCTACATTGAAGCCGCCAGTGGTGAAAACTTCGCAGGTGGTGCTTCTTCCTCTCCAGCTGTTGAATACATGAACAATCTTGACGAGACAACTTTTAGAGGTGGGTTTATCCTAGAAAAAGTTATGGGTCCGATTTCAACAGGCCATTTGGAGCTTCGGACCCGAAATCCAAACGATAACCCATCAGTTACCTTCAATTATTTCAAGGATCCACAAGACCTCCAAAGATGTGTCCAAGGAATTCAAACCATTGAGAAAATCATAGAATCAAAGGCTTTCTTTAGATTCAGATATGAGTTTTTGTCTTGGCCTATTCTTCTCAATATGACTGCAAATGCCCCATTGAATTTGTTGCCTAAACATTACAATCCTTCAATGCCATTGGAAGTGTTTTGCAAGGACACTGTGATGACTATATGGCACTATCATGGAGGTTGCCAAGTTGGTAAAGTTGTTGATCTTGACTATAAGGTTCTTGGTGTGGATGCTTTAAGGGTTATCGATGGATCCACGTTCAACGACTCACCTGGGACTAATCCTCAGGCCACTGTAATGATGCTTGGACG GTACATGGGTGTGAAGATATTGAGTGAGAGAATAGCCAATTAA